From the Synechococcus sp. Nb3U1 genome, the window GCCAAAGCTTCTAGGTCGCTGACGCCATAATAGCTAGCACCCGCCTTGAAGACTTCATGAAAAGTCAGAGCAGCCAGCGTTGTGTAGCCCCCGGCGCTGCCACCGCTGATCATCAGCCGTTCCCCATCCACTTGGCCCTGATCCGCCAAGAATTTTGCCCCACAGATGCAATCCTCCACATCCACGAGGCCCCATTTTCCTTTCAGCGCATCCCGATAAGCCCGTCCATAGCCTGTACTGCCTCGATAATTTACATCCAAAACGGCTATGCCCCGGCTTGTCCAGTATTGGATCCCTAGGTTCAGCACCGCCGAGGTAGCCCCCGTCGGCCCCCCATGACTTTTCACCAGGAGGGGCGGTTTTTCCCCAGCCGGAGCGACAAAATCCTGATTCTTGGGGGGGTAGAAGAACCCATAGGCCACCTGCTCTGCCCCGGTGGGAAAGGTGATTGCCTGTGGGATGGACACATAGCCGGGATCCACCTCCAATCTGTTGGAGCGGGCCAGCACCTGTAACTGTCCAGAATCCAACTCTAAACAGACCAATGCTACCGATTCTGTCGGGGATCCGGCCAGGAACACCGCTTGCTCCCCACTCACCTGCAAACCCCTGATCTGGGTATAGGGTGGGCGCCCACAAGGGATCCCTTCCAACCGCCCAGAATCGGGATCCAGATAAGCCAGGTGAGATATCCCCTCCCGCTCGTAGCAGGCTAGGATCCGCCCATCCCCACAAAACCCGTAGGTGCTCAGGCCAAATACCCACTGGGGTTCGCCAAACTCCGCTTCCAGGGGGTAAAGGGCTTGAATCGGATCCGCAAGGGCGGGATCCCAGCGGTAGAAATTCCACCAACCGGAGCGATCCGAAATAAAGTGAAGCATGCCCTCCGGTGACCATTGGGGTTGAAAAATCGATTCCGTGGGGCCACCAGCTATTTTTTGGGGATCCCTTAATCTCCCATCTGGGGCCACTTCTGCCTGCCAAAGTTCTGTCCCATCCCAGGGCATCTGCGGATGCTCCCAAGTCAGCCACACCAGAACCTGACCGTCTGGGCTAAGGCGAGGGTTGGCGTAAAAGTCATGTCCCGCCGCCAAAATCTGCTGGGATCCACTCGACAAATCAATGCTCACCAGACAATTGACCGGCTCTCCCCCTGAACTGTGATCCTCCCGCACACAGAGGATACGTCTGCGCACCCGATCCACTACTCCATCTGCGTAGCGGTAGGGGGCTGCTTCTGTCAGCGGTAGGGGCTCCGAACCTGGGATCAATCGGTAGAGCCGCTGGTCGGCAAAGTGGCAAAAATAAACAATTCCCTCCGACACCCAATAGGCTCCACCCCCATACTCATGCACACGGGTGCGCACGTTCCAGGGATCCGGGGTAAGTTCGGTTTGGAGCCCGTCCCTAGAACGCCGGATCAGCACATTGGGCCCTTTTTCTTGGGGGCGGCCCTCCGTCCAGTAGAGATCCCCTTGATCCCAGCAGGCCTGGCCCAAACGCAGGGATTCCGCCACAATCCAATCGGGCGTAATCGGGGATCGCCAGGATCCATACCTTGCTTGCTCGACCATGAGGGGCCACTCCTGCTACTAAGGCAATCCTAAGGGATCCCTTTGCAGGGCTCCACTCAGCGGATCCCTGTCAGCACCGCCGGATCCTTAGCCCGAATACAATTCACCATCCGCCCTTCCGACACCATCGGAGGTGGCAAGGGTTGCTTGCAGACTTCTGTGGCAAAGCTACAACGGGGGGCAAAAGCACATTCTCGAATTGGGCGATACAGCCTGGGCGGGGATCCGGGAATGGCCAGCAACCGTTCCTGCCGATCCATGCCTGGATAGACCGTGGCCGAGAGTAACCCTTGCGTATAGGGATGCCAGGGATCCGCCAATACTTCATCAATCGGGCCTTGTTCGATAATACGCCCGCTGTACATCACCGCCGTTTTATTGGCCACTTCAATGGCTACTCCTACATCGTGAGTGACGAAGACGATGCTCATGCCCAATTCTTTTTGCAATTCCTTCAGCAGCAGCAACACTTGAATTTGCACCGTGGCATCCAAAGCTGTGGTCGGTTCATCCGCCAGCAACACCTTGGGTCGGCAGGAGAGGGCTAGCGCGATCATGGCCCGTTGCCGCATACCCCCACTCATTTCGTGGGAATAGGCATCCAACCGTTTGCGAGCCGAAGGGATTCGAACCCGTTCCATCATTTCCAAAGCCTGTTGCCGAGCCGCCCCGTAGCTACACCCCTCATGGCGGATCACCGCTTCGGCAATCTGATCCCCGATCGTAAACACCGGATCAAAAGCCAGCATCGGCTCCTGAAACACCATCGACACCAGCTTGCCCCGCATCTGTGCCAAGGCCGCCCCATCCATGGACAGCACCTCCTGCCCCGCCACCCATACCTGCCCGGTAAGGGTAGTTTTGTGAGCCGGATGCAGACGCATCAAGGATTTGAGGGTGACGCTTTTGCCACTGCCGGACTCCCCCAACAAAGCCAGGGTTTCCCCTTCCGCCAGATCAAAACTCACCCCGGTCACGGCGTAGATCGAGCCTTCCTCCCCCTTGAAGGTGACGTTTAGATCCCACACCTCTATAACATTCTTAGCAACACGGGTCATACCGTCACCTCCAGAGGCTGCACATTGGAATAGCCGGATCCCGGGATCCGCATATGACACGCCACAAATCGCCCGGATCCCACATCCGAGAGGGGGGGGTCCACCTGAGCACACACCGCTTCTGCCACCGGACAACGGGGGTGAAACCGGCAACCTGAGGGAGGCGAGATCGGGTTGGGGGGATCCCCTTGCAGAACGATATGGGTTTTCCGTTCGCTTGGGCGTTGGGCGGGCAAAGCCGACAACAAAGCACGGGTGTAGGGGTGAGCGGGGTAGGCGTAGAGCTTCTCCACTGGGCCAGATTCCACCACCTGTCCCAAGTACATGACCAGCACCTCATCGCTGACGTACTGCACCACATTTAGGTCATGGGAGATGAACAGGTAGGTGAGGTGAAATTCCGCCTTCAAATCCGCCAACAAATTCAACACCTGAGCCTGCACCGATTTGTCCAACGCCGAGACCGCCTCATCCAAAATCACGATCTCCGGCTCAATTGCTAAGGCGCGGGCAATGTTTACCCGTTGCCGTTGTCCACCCGACAGTTCGTGGGGGTAGCGGCGAATGAAGTTATCCGGATCCAACCCGACACGAGCCAAAAGATCGCGGGCTTTGCGACGGGACTGATCTTCGCTGGCCCTATTGATACGCGGGCCAAAGGCAATGCTGTCTTCAATGGTTAAGCGCGGGTTCAAGGAGGCGTAGGAGTCTTGAAAGACCATCTGCATCCGCCGCCGCAACTCGTTCACAGGCCGCTGCCCCTCGCCAAATTCTTGACCGTCAATAGCAATCCGTCCAGAATCCGGTTGGATCAGGTGCATCAACAACCGGGCCGTGGTGGATTTGCCGCAACCCGACTCCCCTACAATGCCCAGGGTTTTGCCACGCTCCACTGCAAAGCTGACATTTTCTACCGCCTTGACCACCTGGGTTGGCTTGCCCCGCAGGGTTTTACCCACCGGATAATATTTTTTTAAGCCTTCAATTTCCAACAGAGCTGTCATCGCTTTACTCCTTACCGCTTCAGATCCATTGCGCCGCGCAAGCCATCGGAGAGCAAATTAAAACAGAGAGAGGTGGTGAAGATCATCACCCCCGGTAAGACCGTCACCCAGGGCTGGATGTAAATGGACTGGCGCAAGGTGTTGAGCATTAAGCCCCATTCGGCGGTGGGAGGTCGTACCCCCATGCCCAAGAAGCTCAAGCCGGCTGAGAGAATCATGCACACTGACACCAAGCTAGTGGCATAGATAAACACCACCCCCAAGACATTGCCCAGTACATGAACCCGAATGATGGTCAGGGCATCGGCCCCAGAAGCTCGCGCCGCATCGACAAAATCCAGATGGCGCACACGGGTCGTGGCACTTTCTGCCACCCGGGTAATCGGCGGGATAAACACCAAC encodes:
- a CDS encoding dipeptidyl-peptidase 5; translation: MVEQARYGSWRSPITPDWIVAESLRLGQACWDQGDLYWTEGRPQEKGPNVLIRRSRDGLQTELTPDPWNVRTRVHEYGGGAYWVSEGIVYFCHFADQRLYRLIPGSEPLPLTEAAPYRYADGVVDRVRRRILCVREDHSSGGEPVNCLVSIDLSSGSQQILAAGHDFYANPRLSPDGQVLVWLTWEHPQMPWDGTELWQAEVAPDGRLRDPQKIAGGPTESIFQPQWSPEGMLHFISDRSGWWNFYRWDPALADPIQALYPLEAEFGEPQWVFGLSTYGFCGDGRILACYEREGISHLAYLDPDSGRLEGIPCGRPPYTQIRGLQVSGEQAVFLAGSPTESVALVCLELDSGQLQVLARSNRLEVDPGYVSIPQAITFPTGAEQVAYGFFYPPKNQDFVAPAGEKPPLLVKSHGGPTGATSAVLNLGIQYWTSRGIAVLDVNYRGSTGYGRAYRDALKGKWGLVDVEDCICGAKFLADQGQVDGERLMISGGSAGGYTTLAALTFHEVFKAGASYYGVSDLEALAQDTHKFESRYLDNLIGPYPERRDLYQARSPIHHLERLCCPVIFFQGLEDAIVPPNQAEAMVAALKTKGLPVAYVPFEGEQHGFRQAANIKRALEAELYFYAQVFGFLLADAIEPVLIHNLSTSV
- a CDS encoding ABC transporter ATP-binding protein; this encodes MTALLEIEGLKKYYPVGKTLRGKPTQVVKAVENVSFAVERGKTLGIVGESGCGKSTTARLLMHLIQPDSGRIAIDGQEFGEGQRPVNELRRRMQMVFQDSYASLNPRLTIEDSIAFGPRINRASEDQSRRKARDLLARVGLDPDNFIRRYPHELSGGQRQRVNIARALAIEPEIVILDEAVSALDKSVQAQVLNLLADLKAEFHLTYLFISHDLNVVQYVSDEVLVMYLGQVVESGPVEKLYAYPAHPYTRALLSALPAQRPSERKTHIVLQGDPPNPISPPSGCRFHPRCPVAEAVCAQVDPPLSDVGSGRFVACHMRIPGSGYSNVQPLEVTV
- a CDS encoding ABC transporter ATP-binding protein, whose translation is MTRVAKNVIEVWDLNVTFKGEEGSIYAVTGVSFDLAEGETLALLGESGSGKSVTLKSLMRLHPAHKTTLTGQVWVAGQEVLSMDGAALAQMRGKLVSMVFQEPMLAFDPVFTIGDQIAEAVIRHEGCSYGAARQQALEMMERVRIPSARKRLDAYSHEMSGGMRQRAMIALALSCRPKVLLADEPTTALDATVQIQVLLLLKELQKELGMSIVFVTHDVGVAIEVANKTAVMYSGRIIEQGPIDEVLADPWHPYTQGLLSATVYPGMDRQERLLAIPGSPPRLYRPIRECAFAPRCSFATEVCKQPLPPPMVSEGRMVNCIRAKDPAVLTGIR